One Paenibacillus sp. FSL H7-0737 DNA segment encodes these proteins:
- the deoB gene encoding phosphopentomutase produces the protein MSSFKRIGFIVLDSVGIGEAPDAANFGDAGSHTLGHILDRVPGLKLPNLQKLGLANIAPLPPLEPVASPTGYYGKMQEVSVGKDTMTGHWELMGLKIEVPFNTYPDGFPAELIEKFEAATGRKVIGNKPASGTEILVEYGEEQMKTGAWIVYTSADSVFQLAAHEDIIPLEELYSACKIARELTMAPEFSVGRVIARPYVGEPGKFVRTPNRHDYAVKPPEPTVMNALTDIGKDVIAVGKINDIFTGEGVTASYPTKSNEHGIEVTIEQLRQPFDGFLFTNLVDFDSLYGHRRDPEGYGRALEVFDQALPEILSTLGEDDLLIISADHGNDPIHSGTDHTREYVPLLIYSPRFKHPESLGIRETFSDVAATIADNFGAKAPQYGTSFLAKLQ, from the coding sequence ATGTCCTCATTTAAACGAATTGGGTTTATTGTTCTAGATAGTGTTGGTATCGGTGAAGCGCCAGATGCTGCGAATTTCGGTGATGCTGGGTCGCACACGCTTGGTCATATATTGGATCGTGTTCCTGGTTTGAAGCTTCCTAATCTCCAGAAGCTCGGGTTAGCTAATATTGCTCCGCTGCCACCGCTAGAGCCTGTAGCTTCACCAACAGGTTACTACGGAAAAATGCAGGAAGTATCTGTAGGCAAGGATACGATGACCGGACACTGGGAGCTAATGGGGCTGAAGATTGAGGTTCCTTTCAATACGTATCCTGACGGTTTTCCAGCAGAATTGATTGAGAAGTTCGAAGCGGCAACTGGTCGTAAGGTAATCGGGAATAAACCGGCTTCCGGAACGGAGATTCTTGTTGAATACGGCGAAGAGCAAATGAAAACCGGTGCTTGGATTGTCTATACCTCTGCGGACAGCGTATTCCAGCTTGCTGCACATGAAGATATCATTCCACTCGAAGAGCTGTACAGCGCTTGTAAAATAGCCCGTGAGCTGACGATGGCTCCAGAATTCTCGGTTGGTCGCGTGATTGCTCGTCCATATGTTGGCGAACCAGGGAAATTCGTTCGGACGCCAAACCGGCATGACTATGCTGTGAAGCCGCCAGAACCAACGGTAATGAACGCGCTGACTGATATCGGTAAGGATGTTATCGCGGTTGGTAAGATCAACGATATCTTTACAGGAGAAGGAGTTACGGCTTCTTATCCAACGAAGAGCAATGAACATGGAATCGAAGTTACTATTGAGCAGCTTCGTCAACCGTTTGACGGTTTCCTGTTTACGAATCTGGTGGATTTTGATTCTTTGTATGGACATCGTCGTGACCCAGAAGGATACGGTCGTGCACTGGAAGTGTTCGATCAGGCCCTGCCTGAAATTCTATCTACGCTCGGTGAAGATGATCTATTGATTATTTCTGCAGACCATGGTAACGATCCGATCCATAGTGGAACTGACCATACCCGTGAATATGTACCGCTCTTAATCTATAGCCCGCGGTTTAAACATCCAGAAAGTTTGGGCATTCGTGAAACCTTCTCTGATGTAGCTGCAACCATTGCTGATAACTTTGGTGCGAAGGCGCCGCAGTATGGGACAAGCTTTTTAGCGAAACTGCAATAA
- a CDS encoding purine-nucleoside phosphorylase: protein MSALTQKEIQEAAIYIKDKCPVAPEIGLILGSGLGVLADLITDGVSIPYDEIPHFPVSTVEGHEGELLIGMIEGRRVVMMKGRFHMYEGYGPEVTAFPVRVMKELGIASLLVTNAAGGVNTDFKPGDLMLLTDHLNMTGRNPLIGPNDPALGVRFPDMSTAYSRRLIQVAKETAAQQNFEFKEGVYAGLLGPCYETPAEIVMLRTLGADAVGMSTVSETIVARHAGIEVLGISCITNMAAGILDQPLNHEEVMETAERVRERFLKLVLGFIPKM from the coding sequence ATGAGCGCGTTAACTCAAAAAGAAATTCAAGAAGCAGCCATATATATAAAAGATAAATGTCCGGTGGCTCCGGAAATTGGATTGATCCTTGGTTCAGGCCTTGGTGTACTGGCAGACCTTATTACGGACGGAGTAAGCATTCCATATGATGAGATTCCTCACTTTCCTGTTTCTACTGTAGAAGGACATGAGGGCGAGCTATTAATTGGTATGATCGAAGGCCGCCGAGTCGTGATGATGAAGGGCCGCTTTCATATGTATGAGGGTTATGGACCGGAGGTAACGGCATTCCCTGTACGGGTTATGAAAGAGCTTGGTATAGCCAGTTTACTAGTAACGAATGCAGCTGGTGGAGTGAACACTGATTTCAAGCCGGGTGATCTTATGCTTCTTACGGATCATCTTAATATGACTGGACGGAATCCTTTAATAGGACCTAATGATCCTGCACTTGGTGTGCGCTTCCCGGATATGTCGACCGCCTACAGTCGCCGCCTGATCCAGGTAGCGAAGGAAACGGCAGCTCAGCAGAATTTCGAGTTCAAAGAAGGCGTATATGCAGGTCTATTGGGACCTTGCTACGAAACGCCTGCTGAAATCGTAATGCTTCGTACGCTAGGTGCCGATGCTGTGGGCATGTCTACTGTATCGGAGACCATTGTTGCTCGTCATGCAGGTATCGAGGTATTGGGCATCTCCTGTATTACTAACATGGCCGCGGGAATCCTCGATCAACCTCTCAATCATGAAGAGGTGATGGAAACTGCAGAACGTGTGCGTGAACGTTTCTTGAAACTGGTCTTAGGCTTTATTCCGAAAATGTAA
- a CDS encoding pyrimidine-nucleoside phosphorylase — MRAVDIIQKKRDGGELSREEISFLIQGYSKGEVPDYQLSAWAMAVYFQGMNARETGDLTMEMAMSGDQVDLSPIAGIKVDKHSTGGVGDKTTVVLAPLVASAGVPVAKMSGRGLGHTGGTLDKLESITGFSIEMDRERFFDQVGEIGAAVIGQSGNITPADKKLYALRDVTATVESIPLIASSVMSKKIAAGADAIVLDVKTGSGAFMKTLDDSIALAQAMVDIGTHLGRNTVAIISDMDQPLGYGIGNALEIKEGIETLKGHGPKDLQEVCLILGSQMLVLGGKAKDEAEARSILMTHIEDGTALEKFKQIVSAQGGDVSQIDDPEKLPAAKRFIEVKAKTKGYIEGIQAEEIGIAAMLLGAGRETKESVIDLAVGIQLSKKVGDAVEIGDTLAVLHINDASDKKVEEAEGKVLEAYRITSESVPPLPLVFALVTKDGVTRY, encoded by the coding sequence ATGAGAGCTGTCGACATTATTCAGAAAAAAAGAGACGGTGGAGAGCTGAGCCGTGAGGAAATATCCTTTCTAATTCAAGGCTATAGTAAAGGTGAAGTTCCTGATTATCAACTTTCCGCTTGGGCTATGGCGGTTTATTTTCAAGGTATGAACGCACGGGAGACCGGCGATCTAACGATGGAAATGGCGATGTCTGGTGATCAAGTGGATCTGAGCCCAATCGCAGGCATTAAGGTTGATAAGCACTCCACAGGTGGAGTGGGAGATAAAACCACCGTGGTGCTTGCACCGTTGGTAGCCTCTGCTGGAGTACCGGTAGCGAAGATGTCCGGCCGCGGACTTGGGCATACAGGAGGTACACTTGATAAGCTGGAGTCGATCACTGGCTTTTCTATAGAGATGGATCGCGAGCGTTTCTTTGATCAAGTAGGGGAGATCGGAGCTGCCGTGATCGGCCAGTCGGGCAACATTACACCCGCTGACAAAAAGTTGTATGCCCTTCGGGATGTAACAGCAACTGTTGAATCCATCCCTCTTATTGCAAGCTCAGTGATGAGCAAGAAGATTGCAGCGGGTGCAGACGCCATTGTACTGGATGTCAAAACCGGCAGCGGCGCTTTTATGAAGACGCTTGATGATTCTATTGCGCTTGCCCAGGCTATGGTGGATATCGGCACCCATTTGGGTCGTAATACCGTTGCGATCATCAGTGATATGGATCAGCCACTGGGTTACGGGATCGGAAATGCGCTGGAAATTAAGGAAGGAATCGAGACCTTGAAGGGTCACGGTCCTAAAGATTTGCAGGAAGTCTGCCTTATTCTGGGCAGCCAGATGCTTGTTCTTGGCGGTAAAGCCAAGGATGAAGCGGAGGCTCGTTCGATTCTGATGACACATATTGAAGATGGCACAGCGCTGGAGAAATTCAAACAGATCGTGAGTGCGCAAGGCGGAGATGTTTCGCAAATCGATGATCCGGAGAAACTCCCTGCTGCTAAACGATTCATTGAAGTGAAAGCGAAGACTAAGGGTTACATTGAGGGGATTCAAGCAGAAGAAATCGGCATTGCTGCTATGCTGCTTGGTGCAGGACGTGAAACCAAGGAATCTGTAATAGATTTGGCTGTAGGTATTCAACTCTCTAAAAAAGTTGGAGATGCTGTAGAGATTGGGGATACACTTGCAGTATTGCATATCAATGATGCCAGTGATAAGAAAGTAGAGGAAGCTGAGGGCAAGGTGCTGGAAGCTTACCGTATTACTTCTGAATCGGTTCCACCATTGCCACTGGTATTCGCGCTTGTTACGAAGGATGGAGTAACACGGTACTAG
- a CDS encoding serine hydrolase domain-containing protein, whose product MNPLETYIETEAKQNDFSGVVLAKQSDKEIASSCHGYANKSDKRENNIHTRFGIASGCKIFTAIAVCQLVERGLISFESRLSDYLKKVEFPLFSSEITIHQLLTHSSGIPDYFDETIMDDFEELWKTQPMYTLRQLEDFVPMFRNLPMMWTPGERFHYNNAGYIVLGLLVEELSGMSFSDYVELHIFKPCGMEQSGYFTLDALPANCALGYIEEENGRWRSNTYSIPVKGGADGGAFVTAPDMQLFWSGLMNHTLLSPVLTSLLLTPHIHVDGEGYYGYGVWITLRKEKVFKFHIMGYDPGVSFRSAFYPASGETVVVLCNTSSGASQIFNLIDKHL is encoded by the coding sequence ATGAACCCACTTGAAACTTATATTGAGACAGAAGCAAAACAGAACGATTTCTCAGGCGTAGTACTAGCAAAACAATCTGATAAAGAAATCGCCAGCAGCTGTCACGGTTATGCCAATAAGTCGGATAAGCGCGAAAACAATATTCATACTCGGTTCGGGATCGCTTCCGGGTGTAAAATATTCACAGCAATTGCCGTCTGTCAACTGGTCGAAAGGGGATTGATTTCTTTCGAAAGCAGATTATCAGACTATCTGAAGAAGGTAGAGTTCCCTCTCTTTAGTTCTGAAATCACCATACATCAGTTACTTACGCATAGCTCTGGGATTCCAGATTATTTTGATGAAACAATCATGGATGACTTCGAAGAACTGTGGAAGACACAACCTATGTACACTTTACGGCAGCTGGAAGACTTTGTACCGATGTTTCGAAACCTCCCCATGATGTGGACCCCTGGTGAACGTTTCCACTACAACAATGCCGGATATATTGTGCTAGGTCTTCTGGTGGAGGAATTGAGTGGAATGTCCTTTTCCGATTATGTGGAGCTTCACATCTTTAAGCCTTGCGGAATGGAGCAATCCGGTTACTTTACGTTAGATGCCTTACCAGCCAACTGTGCACTAGGATACATAGAGGAAGAGAACGGTCGCTGGAGAAGCAATACCTATTCAATCCCGGTAAAAGGAGGCGCTGACGGTGGAGCTTTCGTAACCGCTCCCGACATGCAGTTATTCTGGAGCGGGCTAATGAACCATACCCTTTTGAGTCCAGTACTCACTTCATTGTTGCTTACTCCCCACATACATGTGGATGGTGAAGGCTATTATGGTTATGGTGTATGGATCACCCTCCGAAAAGAAAAAGTGTTCAAGTTTCACATTATGGGCTACGATCCCGGTGTTTCCTTCCGATCGGCTTTCTATCCGGCTAGTGGAGAGACTGTGGTCGTATTATGTAATACAAGCAGCGGGGCTTCTCAGATTTTCAATCTTATCGATAAGCATTTGTAG